Proteins encoded by one window of Flavobacterium sp. N502540:
- a CDS encoding GH1 family beta-glucosidase gives MNKVETSFLHKNQFGDDFLWGVSTAAFQIEGAHDTDGKGPSIWDVFTSQKGKIKNGHHASTACDFYNSYQNDIDLIRELNIPNFRFSISWPRIMPAGVPPINQAGIAYYNKIIDALLLAGIEPWITLYHWDLPHNLELKGGWTNRESVNWFSAYVEICVQNFGDRVKNWMVINEPSVFTGAGYFLGIHAPGKKGITNYLKAMHHVTLATAAGAKIIRNRIPDAHIGTTFSCTHIEPATQSPKDIEAAKRVDTLLNRTFIEPILGLGYPQADLPVLKKLNAYIVEDDLNNLSFDFDFIGLQCYTREVVKSSLLIPYIGAELISAEKRNVISTDMGWEVYPPALYEVLKKFNAYNSIKKIIITENGAAFPDTLKNGKVYDIKRTHYIQDHLEQILKAKKDGLHVDGYFVWTLTDNFEWAEGYNARFGLIHVDFDTQQRTIKHSGLWFKDFLS, from the coding sequence ATGAATAAAGTTGAGACCTCATTTTTGCACAAAAACCAATTTGGAGATGATTTCTTGTGGGGTGTTTCAACCGCTGCTTTCCAAATTGAAGGCGCACATGATACCGACGGAAAAGGTCCTTCTATTTGGGATGTTTTTACTTCTCAGAAAGGAAAAATAAAGAACGGACATCATGCTTCAACTGCTTGCGATTTTTATAATTCGTATCAAAACGATATCGATTTAATTCGCGAGCTGAATATTCCGAACTTTCGATTTTCGATCAGCTGGCCCCGAATCATGCCTGCCGGGGTTCCTCCAATAAATCAGGCCGGAATAGCCTATTACAACAAAATCATTGACGCACTGCTCCTAGCCGGAATTGAACCCTGGATTACACTATACCACTGGGATCTTCCACATAATTTAGAACTAAAAGGAGGCTGGACGAATCGCGAATCGGTTAACTGGTTTTCAGCCTACGTTGAAATCTGTGTGCAAAATTTCGGTGATCGGGTTAAAAACTGGATGGTAATCAATGAGCCCTCGGTTTTTACAGGTGCGGGGTATTTTCTGGGCATTCATGCTCCGGGAAAAAAAGGCATTACCAATTACCTGAAAGCCATGCACCATGTCACTTTAGCTACAGCAGCTGGTGCCAAAATAATACGAAATCGCATACCGGACGCTCACATTGGAACAACTTTCTCCTGCACACATATTGAACCCGCAACTCAGTCACCCAAAGACATTGAAGCGGCAAAACGAGTGGATACCTTGTTAAACAGAACTTTTATTGAACCTATTTTAGGATTAGGATATCCGCAGGCCGATTTACCCGTATTAAAGAAACTCAATGCTTATATTGTAGAAGATGATCTCAATAATTTGTCTTTTGACTTTGATTTTATAGGCCTGCAATGTTACACCCGTGAGGTTGTAAAATCGTCTCTACTCATTCCGTATATCGGTGCCGAACTAATCAGTGCCGAAAAAAGAAATGTCATTTCAACCGATATGGGATGGGAAGTTTACCCTCCTGCTCTTTACGAGGTACTTAAAAAATTTAATGCCTACAATAGCATCAAAAAAATCATTATTACCGAAAATGGCGCCGCTTTTCCGGATACTTTAAAAAATGGAAAGGTATATGACATTAAACGTACGCATTATATTCAGGACCATCTGGAGCAAATTCTGAAAGCCAAAAAAGACGGCCTCCATGTTGACGGTTATTTTGTCTGGACACTTACTGACAATTTTGAATGGGCCGAGGGTTACAATGCCCGTTTTGGATTGATACACGTAGATTTTGATACCCAACAAAGAACCATCAAGCATTCAGGATTATGGTTCAAAGATTTTTTATCTTAA
- a CDS encoding DUF4236 domain-containing protein: MGFRFQKRIKLGGGLGLNLSKSGISPSLRTKMGTFSKSGYSVKTGISGLRYQNSGCITLIAFTGIISFLIFTIKHL; this comes from the coding sequence ATGGGCTTTCGATTTCAAAAAAGAATAAAACTCGGAGGAGGTTTAGGTCTAAACCTAAGTAAATCCGGAATTTCTCCCAGTTTAAGAACAAAAATGGGAACATTTAGCAAAAGTGGTTATTCTGTGAAAACCGGAATATCAGGATTACGATATCAAAATAGCGGATGCATTACACTAATTGCATTTACAGGAATCATATCATTTTTAATTTTTACAATAAAACATTTATAA
- a CDS encoding type I restriction endonuclease has translation MEINLQLKSLADKITQLKSKIDTEESTKHAFVLPFIHALGYDAFNPLEVVPEFTADLGLKKGEKVDYAIFQNGEPIIIVECKSWKENLTVHNSQLFRYFHVTKTRFALLTNGINYQFFTDLDDQNKMDEKPFLEFDITNLKENTISEISKFHKSSFNVDNIISNASSLKYIKEIKKQINAELENPSNDFTKLFASKVYTGRLTEKVMDEFKDLVQKSVSQYINERINDRLNAALTKETIKQQEEQAASPEEESKIYTSEEELEGYRIIVAILRQKLPTSRIVYRDTQSYFGILLDDNNRKPLCRLHLNGGKKYISLFNDNKNETKTAISSIDDIYQFGKELLDTVGLYETE, from the coding sequence ATGGAAATTAACCTTCAACTCAAATCATTAGCAGACAAAATCACACAGCTTAAAAGCAAAATTGACACTGAGGAATCTACCAAACATGCCTTTGTCCTGCCTTTCATTCATGCATTGGGATATGACGCATTTAATCCCCTGGAAGTTGTTCCGGAATTTACCGCTGACCTGGGCTTAAAAAAGGGAGAGAAAGTAGATTATGCCATCTTTCAAAATGGCGAGCCTATTATAATTGTTGAATGCAAAAGCTGGAAAGAAAACTTAACGGTACACAACTCACAATTGTTCCGCTACTTTCATGTCACCAAAACCCGGTTCGCTCTTTTAACCAATGGTATCAATTATCAGTTTTTTACTGATTTGGACGATCAGAACAAAATGGATGAAAAACCATTTCTGGAATTTGACATTACCAACCTCAAAGAAAACACGATCAGCGAAATTTCAAAGTTTCACAAAAGCAGTTTTAATGTTGATAATATCATTAGCAATGCAAGTTCATTAAAATACATCAAGGAAATCAAAAAGCAAATTAATGCAGAACTTGAAAATCCTTCTAACGATTTTACCAAACTTTTCGCCAGTAAAGTCTATACCGGAAGATTAACCGAAAAAGTAATGGATGAATTTAAAGATCTGGTTCAGAAATCCGTCAGTCAATATATTAACGAGAGAATTAACGATCGCTTAAATGCTGCACTGACCAAAGAAACGATCAAGCAACAGGAAGAACAGGCTGCTTCACCTGAAGAAGAAAGTAAAATCTACACCAGTGAGGAAGAATTAGAAGGATATCGCATTATTGTTGCCATCTTAAGACAAAAACTTCCGACAAGCCGAATCGTATATCGTGACACCCAGTCGTATTTCGGAATTTTATTAGACGATAACAATCGTAAACCACTCTGCCGTCTTCATCTTAACGGAGGAAAAAAATACATCAGTCTTTTTAATGATAACAAAAATGAAACAAAAACCGCGATTTCATCCATCGACGATATTTACCAGTTTGGGAAGGAATTGCTTGATACTGTTGGACTTTATGAAACCGAATAA
- a CDS encoding ABC transporter permease, which produces MKSLTQLFSLKKADDTQANTLEENENDREQIRITYYQSGFAASIKATGKPIVLKACLQNLYMSFEDQCRKQKLEQDRLKQPYKEEQEKNRTELKKSEAAIGIYEKKEQDINDEIDQIKEEIIEVKRNPDKYGIEDGKGLKAQFYIGLFLLLPITLYVLVFYISASYSAFFKEFANDSLTAAIFDANALTNSFKASWLEGVLVITIPFVFMGLGYVIHMVQKGKGIKNILRMIALFVTTFLFDALLAYQIEKKIYEFNKTTDSAPYNLNIALGEAEFWMIIFAGFVVYIIWGLVFDFVMKEFENIDKIRAFIRGKKENLLDLDKLKAEYLNKINDFRQQIVTINGKISELQSKIDGFVFPVKEYLHYHHQYKEGWFQAINTEIALAHNEKSELLENCERFSEEHLSKLNLVDPDFQLLVYSKN; this is translated from the coding sequence ATGAAATCACTTACACAACTATTTAGTTTAAAAAAAGCAGACGATACTCAGGCTAATACTCTTGAGGAAAATGAAAATGATCGCGAGCAAATTAGAATAACCTATTATCAAAGTGGGTTTGCAGCCTCTATAAAAGCAACAGGGAAACCAATTGTTCTTAAAGCCTGTTTGCAAAATTTGTATATGAGTTTTGAAGACCAGTGCCGAAAACAAAAGCTGGAGCAAGACCGATTAAAGCAGCCTTACAAAGAAGAACAGGAAAAAAACAGAACCGAACTAAAAAAATCGGAAGCAGCCATTGGTATTTATGAAAAAAAGGAGCAAGATATAAATGATGAAATCGATCAGATCAAAGAGGAAATAATCGAAGTAAAACGCAATCCTGATAAATACGGAATTGAAGATGGAAAAGGCCTTAAAGCCCAATTCTATATTGGTTTGTTTCTATTACTTCCAATTACACTTTATGTACTTGTGTTTTATATTTCGGCATCCTACTCTGCCTTTTTCAAAGAGTTTGCCAATGATAGTCTCACAGCTGCTATTTTTGATGCAAACGCTTTAACCAATTCTTTTAAAGCAAGCTGGCTTGAGGGGGTTTTGGTCATTACTATTCCCTTTGTTTTTATGGGATTGGGATATGTAATTCATATGGTACAAAAAGGAAAAGGCATAAAAAACATTTTAAGAATGATTGCTTTATTTGTCACCACCTTTTTATTTGATGCTTTACTGGCCTATCAGATTGAGAAAAAAATATATGAATTTAATAAAACTACAGATTCCGCTCCCTACAACCTGAACATTGCATTAGGTGAAGCTGAATTTTGGATGATTATCTTTGCCGGATTTGTGGTATATATCATTTGGGGCCTTGTTTTTGATTTTGTCATGAAAGAATTTGAAAACATTGATAAAATCAGAGCTTTCATCAGAGGCAAAAAAGAGAACCTTCTCGATTTAGACAAACTAAAAGCAGAATATCTGAACAAAATCAATGATTTCAGACAACAGATTGTTACCATCAACGGAAAAATTTCAGAATTACAATCTAAAATAGACGGTTTTGTGTTTCCTGTAAAAGAATATCTTCATTATCATCATCAATACAAAGAAGGATGGTTTCAGGCCATTAATACTGAAATAGCATTGGCGCACAACGAAAAAAGCGAATTATTAGAAAACTGTGAAAGATTCTCTGAAGAACACTTAAGTAAATTGAACTTAGTTGATCCTGATTTTCAACTTTTAGTCTATTCCAAAAACTAA
- a CDS encoding response regulator transcription factor, translating into MFKKVLVAEDLDTMNLGIEQVLRDLDITNFQQSKYCDEAFLKIRRAIQDDEPYDLLISDLSFKTDHREVKIANGDELVQKVRELQPNIKIIAYSVEDKSYRIKSLFEDAKVDAFVLKGLNSIQELKKAIHLIFTSDQKFISPEVASALQEKNNFEIDDLDILILKHLSLGTLQDDIIETFKEMGIKPNSKSAIEKRISKLKDFFKANNTIHLVTITKDMGII; encoded by the coding sequence ATGTTTAAAAAAGTACTAGTTGCCGAAGATCTTGATACTATGAATTTAGGAATTGAACAAGTTTTAAGAGATTTGGATATTACCAATTTTCAGCAATCAAAATATTGCGATGAAGCCTTTCTCAAAATACGGAGAGCAATTCAGGATGATGAACCATATGACTTATTAATTAGCGATCTTTCCTTCAAGACTGATCATCGCGAAGTAAAAATTGCTAACGGAGATGAACTGGTTCAAAAAGTACGTGAATTACAGCCCAATATTAAAATCATTGCTTATTCGGTCGAAGATAAAAGTTATCGCATCAAATCACTTTTTGAAGATGCAAAAGTGGATGCTTTTGTATTAAAAGGTCTCAACAGCATTCAAGAACTGAAAAAAGCAATTCACCTTATTTTTACTTCAGATCAAAAATTTATTTCGCCCGAGGTTGCTTCTGCACTTCAGGAAAAAAATAATTTTGAAATCGATGATTTAGACATACTCATTCTAAAACATTTATCGCTCGGAACTCTTCAGGATGATATCATAGAAACGTTTAAAGAGATGGGGATAAAACCCAATAGTAAAAGCGCAATCGAGAAAAGAATTTCGAAACTGAAAGACTTTTTCAAAGCCAATAACACCATTCATTTGGTTACCATTACCAAAGACATGGGAATTATTTAA
- a CDS encoding mechanosensitive ion channel family protein — MILKRNFISVFALLAVFIYAPISYSQTTPPKAETKSKLFEETTTDSDYLMAIEKAGEALESAHNDTEFDGNSHRLFGEIKGTQSKLDLILASLKGANPNVRNQQMYRIVLKEIEQELNEQNTAINSRNLTLEKIKSRVIDLRKDKTLMGLLKDTIRRKQFKSEFANLKRRYLSTDSLMTKNQSILNHNKRLTVERKIAVSNALITVESKLEKSGIRMLKKEYPVLWSTNDSVAKKIVGKNIKAKIIIEENVAEYYLSYRAGGLITLVLLMGLLGWYISRNLKYLNSNAHAENLNQFNFKYLNRGVVVPVAVIGLNIAVVSNLYAPALFIESIQLVLLGLLTVLFKNKWSAVAMRNWLFLLVLFFMLCFLDLFIPVGFLQRSAFIVINILGIRYGLVQIKTLKEQLYIKGFFKWATIIFIGLNVLSIIDNVLGRVSLANMLSLTAFISLTQIVALSVLLKIVLEIILLQIYTTRIKRGIEKIFDHESLSDTLKKPFIIVISYMWIVVIAANLNIWESLRSGLGTLLSHPNTIGSITFTLGNIVLFFIIIWVAHLLQNYVAYFFGEIDDENEETINKRQHSKLLITRLVVLISGYLLAVAASGMPLDKLSILLGALGVGVGLGLQNVVNNFVSGIILIFDKPIQVGDVIDISSESGRVKSMGLRTTKINSSNGAEIIIPNGNLLSQNITNWTYTDNFKLVEITAEVTGDVLPEKINTIILETLEGMALVNTTKIPQIYYSSISDGKFKLQIKFWCSIYRTEETISNARQVLFSNFKEKGLTLST, encoded by the coding sequence ATGATCCTGAAAAGAAATTTTATCAGTGTATTTGCCTTACTGGCTGTCTTTATTTATGCGCCGATTAGCTATTCTCAAACGACTCCTCCAAAAGCAGAAACCAAATCAAAACTATTTGAAGAAACCACTACGGATAGTGACTATCTGATGGCTATTGAAAAAGCGGGAGAAGCTTTAGAATCCGCTCATAACGACACTGAATTTGATGGAAACAGTCATCGGTTATTTGGTGAAATCAAAGGAACGCAAAGTAAACTTGATCTTATTCTGGCCAGCTTAAAAGGAGCAAATCCAAATGTACGCAACCAACAAATGTATCGTATTGTACTGAAAGAAATTGAGCAGGAACTTAACGAACAAAATACAGCCATAAACTCACGTAATCTGACTCTTGAAAAAATCAAAAGCAGAGTAATTGATTTGCGTAAAGACAAGACCCTGATGGGACTTTTGAAAGATACCATTCGACGCAAACAATTTAAAAGTGAATTCGCGAATCTGAAAAGAAGATACCTGAGTACCGATAGTCTGATGACCAAAAATCAAAGTATCTTAAACCATAATAAAAGACTAACGGTTGAACGAAAAATTGCCGTATCAAATGCCCTAATTACTGTAGAAAGCAAACTGGAAAAATCCGGAATCCGTATGCTTAAAAAAGAATACCCGGTTTTATGGAGTACAAACGATTCTGTAGCAAAAAAGATTGTAGGTAAAAACATTAAAGCCAAAATAATTATTGAAGAAAACGTTGCGGAGTATTACTTAAGTTACCGAGCCGGCGGTTTAATTACACTGGTTTTGCTAATGGGTTTATTGGGCTGGTATATTTCCCGAAATTTAAAATACCTCAACAGTAATGCACATGCCGAAAACCTGAATCAGTTTAATTTTAAATACTTAAATCGCGGAGTTGTGGTTCCGGTCGCTGTCATTGGTCTTAACATTGCTGTCGTAAGCAATTTATACGCTCCTGCTCTGTTTATCGAGTCAATTCAATTGGTTCTTCTGGGACTTTTAACTGTACTTTTCAAAAACAAATGGTCAGCAGTCGCGATGCGAAACTGGTTGTTTCTGTTAGTCTTATTTTTTATGTTATGCTTTCTGGATTTGTTTATCCCGGTTGGCTTTCTGCAACGCAGCGCCTTTATTGTGATTAATATTTTAGGAATACGATACGGTTTAGTACAAATTAAAACGTTAAAAGAACAGCTTTATATCAAAGGCTTTTTTAAATGGGCCACCATCATTTTTATTGGTTTAAATGTTTTATCCATTATCGATAATGTTCTCGGAAGAGTTTCACTTGCCAATATGTTAAGTCTTACCGCCTTTATATCACTCACGCAAATCGTGGCACTAAGTGTACTCTTAAAAATCGTATTAGAAATCATTCTTTTACAAATTTATACCACCCGAATTAAGCGTGGTATCGAAAAGATTTTTGATCACGAAAGTCTGTCCGATACACTAAAAAAACCATTCATTATCGTAATCAGTTATATGTGGATTGTGGTCATCGCAGCCAATTTAAACATTTGGGAATCGCTCCGCTCCGGCTTGGGTACGCTGTTAAGTCATCCGAATACGATTGGAAGCATCACTTTTACCTTAGGAAATATTGTGCTGTTTTTTATCATTATTTGGGTAGCTCACTTATTACAAAACTATGTGGCTTATTTCTTTGGAGAAATTGACGATGAAAACGAAGAAACCATCAATAAAAGACAGCATTCTAAATTACTCATCACAAGACTTGTCGTTTTAATTAGCGGTTATCTTTTAGCTGTAGCAGCTTCAGGAATGCCACTGGACAAACTAAGCATCTTACTGGGAGCCTTAGGTGTTGGTGTGGGTCTTGGACTTCAGAATGTCGTTAACAACTTTGTTTCGGGCATTATTTTAATTTTCGACAAACCAATCCAGGTTGGAGACGTAATCGATATTAGCTCCGAATCCGGCCGGGTAAAATCGATGGGATTGCGTACCACTAAAATCAATTCCTCAAACGGTGCCGAAATCATTATCCCAAATGGTAATCTACTCTCACAAAACATCACCAACTGGACGTATACCGACAATTTTAAACTGGTAGAAATTACCGCTGAGGTTACAGGTGATGTACTGCCTGAAAAGATCAATACTATTATTCTGGAAACTCTTGAAGGTATGGCATTGGTTAATACTACAAAGATCCCTCAGATTTATTACAGTTCTATCTCAGATGGAAAATTCAAATTGCAGATAAAGTTCTGGTGCAGCATTTACCGTACCGAAGAAACTATCAGCAATGCGAGACAGGTGCTCTTCAGTAATTTTAAAGAAAAAGGTTTAACACTGTCTACCTAA
- a CDS encoding ATP-binding protein produces MASIQQINGDYYGSKETLTETLPYIKKRDIYTVSINTFFGIADKELSLYNDAIYYYREAMKDCTDSITKQIPLSNIAVVYIQQKKYDDAITILESILNKVRNTKTTILSKARIKDNLGFAYFKKGLNDKGLSLMNEGLEMRKQDDDTYGSIESNLHLAEYYTKIDSKKTNKHALEAYKTASKLNSIDERLEALALLMTNDLINNTEYARKFVLLNDSIIKIRNNYKNKFAKIKYDSKKEKDENQKLRLERAENLVALKEAEKEKVILFSGIIATLISLVSLGLYLRKRYKHKTRLAEIKIAYNTETRIAKDIHDELANDVFNTITFTQTQPLESTNVKENLIQKLDQIYNRVRGISRENNEIDTKANYAVNLKEMLSTYNSPSTNVIINNIEKVNWDLVDDIKKVAVHRVLQELMVNMKKHSEALVVVLKFENTANKILIEYFDNGKGCKKDKIIKNGLQNMENRILATKGTITFDTEPHKGFKVKITLPK; encoded by the coding sequence ATGGCTTCTATACAGCAAATCAACGGTGATTATTATGGAAGCAAAGAAACACTTACTGAAACATTACCCTATATTAAAAAGAGAGATATTTACACTGTTTCTATAAATACTTTTTTTGGTATTGCAGACAAGGAACTTTCACTTTATAATGATGCTATTTATTATTATAGAGAAGCAATGAAAGATTGTACAGATTCGATAACAAAACAAATCCCTTTGAGCAATATTGCTGTGGTATACATTCAGCAAAAAAAATATGATGATGCAATTACTATTTTAGAATCTATTCTTAACAAAGTACGAAATACAAAAACCACAATATTAAGCAAAGCAAGAATTAAAGATAATCTAGGTTTTGCATATTTTAAAAAAGGTTTAAATGACAAAGGTCTTTCATTGATGAATGAAGGACTTGAGATGAGGAAACAGGATGATGATACTTATGGAAGTATTGAAAGTAATCTTCACTTAGCAGAATATTACACTAAAATAGACTCTAAAAAGACGAATAAACATGCTTTAGAAGCTTATAAAACTGCCTCAAAACTAAACAGTATTGACGAACGTTTAGAAGCGTTGGCACTTTTAATGACAAATGATCTTATTAATAATACTGAATATGCTCGAAAATTTGTTTTATTAAACGACAGCATCATCAAAATCAGAAATAATTATAAAAACAAATTTGCCAAAATCAAATACGACTCTAAAAAAGAAAAAGATGAAAATCAGAAACTTCGTTTAGAAAGAGCCGAGAACTTAGTTGCTCTTAAAGAAGCTGAGAAAGAAAAAGTTATTTTATTTTCCGGTATTATTGCCACTTTAATATCTCTTGTTTCCTTAGGTCTTTATTTAAGAAAACGCTATAAACACAAAACGCGTCTTGCAGAAATAAAAATAGCATACAATACCGAAACCCGAATTGCCAAAGACATTCATGACGAATTAGCAAATGATGTTTTTAATACCATCACCTTTACACAAACACAGCCCCTGGAAAGTACCAATGTAAAAGAAAATCTAATCCAAAAATTAGATCAGATCTACAATAGAGTACGCGGAATTTCAAGGGAAAATAATGAAATTGATACTAAAGCAAATTACGCTGTTAACTTAAAAGAAATGCTCTCCACTTATAACAGTCCCAGTACCAATGTCATTATTAATAATATTGAAAAAGTAAACTGGGACTTGGTTGATGATATCAAAAAGGTTGCCGTACATAGAGTTCTACAGGAATTAATGGTAAACATGAAAAAGCACAGCGAGGCATTAGTAGTCGTTTTGAAATTTGAAAATACTGCCAACAAAATACTTATTGAATATTTTGACAATGGTAAAGGCTGTAAAAAAGATAAAATAATTAAAAATGGCCTTCAAAATATGGAAAACCGTATTCTGGCCACAAAAGGAACTATTACTTTTGACACTGAACCCCATAAAGGTTTTAAAGTAAAAATAACACTCCCTAAATAA
- a CDS encoding excalibur calcium-binding domain-containing protein, which translates to MGYRKGYFKKDGTYVQAHFTNTRSRSYSKKNNGCMLVLLISMTFGLAASCSESSESSDLPDTTGNSSNSNCPTKTCGDFTTQAQAQATYDSNRNCYKNLDRDGNGKACESLK; encoded by the coding sequence ATGGGATACAGAAAAGGTTACTTTAAAAAAGACGGAACATATGTCCAAGCACATTTTACCAATACAAGATCAAGATCTTATTCAAAAAAGAATAACGGATGTATGTTAGTATTACTTATATCGATGACATTTGGATTAGCTGCTTCTTGTTCAGAATCATCAGAATCATCAGATTTACCGGATACGACTGGTAATTCCTCAAACTCAAATTGTCCTACTAAAACTTGTGGTGATTTTACCACTCAGGCACAAGCTCAGGCTACTTATGACAGTAACAGAAATTGTTACAAAAACCTCGATCGGGACGGCAACGGTAAAGCTTGCGAATCTTTAAAATAA